In Tachysurus vachellii isolate PV-2020 chromosome 1, HZAU_Pvac_v1, whole genome shotgun sequence, a genomic segment contains:
- the hmg20b gene encoding SWI/SNF-related matrix-associated actin-dependent regulator of chromatin subfamily E member 1-related isoform X1: MHQRCSIGTDESVMGGVKQEQSDGPGSKGFHHSDSMQEENNNSLNAQPVKKRGWPKGKKRKKVLPNGPKAPVTGYVRFLNERREHIRALHPDLPFPEITKRLGAEWSRLAPHDKQRYLDEADREKVQYARELKEYQKSEAFQITSAKIQDKRIKKEELTSVIINANSSASSTLKSSDLSSRFDVPIFTEEFLDQNKAREAELRRLRKANVEFEEQNTILQKHIAEMFNAKERLEAELGQDEMRTQALHRRLQAIKQTLVNSLASVPLPGTGETPSYGTLDTYLSRLSSALESSPHEHRTLLIKLQELLAHLDSEKL; encoded by the exons ATGCACCAGAGAT GTTCCATAGGAACAGATGAATCTGTAATGGGGGGAGTCAAACAAGAGCAGAGCGATGGTCCTGGATCAAAAGGTTTTCATCATTCAGACTCAATGCAAGAAGAG AACAATAATTCACTCAATGCCCAGCCTGTGAAAAAGCGTGGCTGGCCCAAaggtaaaaagagaaagaaggtcTTGCCCAATGGTCCCAAGGCTCCAGTGACTGGGTATGTGCGCTTCCTGAATGAAAGACGAGAACATATCCGTGCCTTGCACCCTGACCTCCCTTTCCCAGAGATTACCAAGAGACTTGGGGCAGAGTGGAGCCGCCTAGCTCCCCATGACAAACAG CGTTACCTGGATGAAGCAGATCGGGAAAAGGTGCAATATGCACGAGAACTGAAGGAGTACCAGAAAAGCGAAGCATTCCAGATCACCAGTGCCAAGATCCAAGACAAGAGAATTAAGAAAG aggaGTTAACATCTGTTATTATAAATGCCAATAGTTCAGCATCTTCAACTCTTAAG AGTTCAGATCTCTCTAGCAGATTCGACGTGCCCATTTTTACAGAAGAGTTCCTCGATCAAAACAAAG CACGGGAGGCTGAGCTTCGGCGGCTGCGTAAGGCCAACGTGGAGTTCGAGGAGCAGAACACCATTCTGCAGAAGCACATAGCTGAGATGTTTAATGCCAAAGAGCGTCTGGAGGCTGAGTTGGGCCAGGATGAAATGCGCACACAGGCTCTGCACCGCCGCCTGCAGGCCATCAAACAGACACTAGTCAACAGCCTGGCTTCCGTGCCCCTGCCAG GCACAGGTGAGACTCCCTCATATGGAACTCTTGACACTTACCTGAGTCGTTTGAGCAGTGCCTTGGAAAGCAGTCCTCACGAGCACCGTACTCTGCTGATCAAGCTCCAAGAGCTGCTGGCTCACTTAGACAG tgaGAAACTCTGA
- the hmg20b gene encoding SWI/SNF-related matrix-associated actin-dependent regulator of chromatin subfamily E member 1-related isoform X2 has translation MHQRCSIGTDESVMGGVKQEQSDGPGSKGFHHSDSMQEEPVKKRGWPKGKKRKKVLPNGPKAPVTGYVRFLNERREHIRALHPDLPFPEITKRLGAEWSRLAPHDKQRYLDEADREKVQYARELKEYQKSEAFQITSAKIQDKRIKKEELTSVIINANSSASSTLKSSDLSSRFDVPIFTEEFLDQNKAREAELRRLRKANVEFEEQNTILQKHIAEMFNAKERLEAELGQDEMRTQALHRRLQAIKQTLVNSLASVPLPGTGETPSYGTLDTYLSRLSSALESSPHEHRTLLIKLQELLAHLDSEKL, from the exons ATGCACCAGAGAT GTTCCATAGGAACAGATGAATCTGTAATGGGGGGAGTCAAACAAGAGCAGAGCGATGGTCCTGGATCAAAAGGTTTTCATCATTCAGACTCAATGCAAGAAGAG CCTGTGAAAAAGCGTGGCTGGCCCAAaggtaaaaagagaaagaaggtcTTGCCCAATGGTCCCAAGGCTCCAGTGACTGGGTATGTGCGCTTCCTGAATGAAAGACGAGAACATATCCGTGCCTTGCACCCTGACCTCCCTTTCCCAGAGATTACCAAGAGACTTGGGGCAGAGTGGAGCCGCCTAGCTCCCCATGACAAACAG CGTTACCTGGATGAAGCAGATCGGGAAAAGGTGCAATATGCACGAGAACTGAAGGAGTACCAGAAAAGCGAAGCATTCCAGATCACCAGTGCCAAGATCCAAGACAAGAGAATTAAGAAAG aggaGTTAACATCTGTTATTATAAATGCCAATAGTTCAGCATCTTCAACTCTTAAG AGTTCAGATCTCTCTAGCAGATTCGACGTGCCCATTTTTACAGAAGAGTTCCTCGATCAAAACAAAG CACGGGAGGCTGAGCTTCGGCGGCTGCGTAAGGCCAACGTGGAGTTCGAGGAGCAGAACACCATTCTGCAGAAGCACATAGCTGAGATGTTTAATGCCAAAGAGCGTCTGGAGGCTGAGTTGGGCCAGGATGAAATGCGCACACAGGCTCTGCACCGCCGCCTGCAGGCCATCAAACAGACACTAGTCAACAGCCTGGCTTCCGTGCCCCTGCCAG GCACAGGTGAGACTCCCTCATATGGAACTCTTGACACTTACCTGAGTCGTTTGAGCAGTGCCTTGGAAAGCAGTCCTCACGAGCACCGTACTCTGCTGATCAAGCTCCAAGAGCTGCTGGCTCACTTAGACAG tgaGAAACTCTGA
- the hmg20b gene encoding SWI/SNF-related matrix-associated actin-dependent regulator of chromatin subfamily E member 1-related isoform X3 translates to MGGVKQEQSDGPGSKGFHHSDSMQEENNNSLNAQPVKKRGWPKGKKRKKVLPNGPKAPVTGYVRFLNERREHIRALHPDLPFPEITKRLGAEWSRLAPHDKQRYLDEADREKVQYARELKEYQKSEAFQITSAKIQDKRIKKEELTSVIINANSSASSTLKSSDLSSRFDVPIFTEEFLDQNKAREAELRRLRKANVEFEEQNTILQKHIAEMFNAKERLEAELGQDEMRTQALHRRLQAIKQTLVNSLASVPLPGTGETPSYGTLDTYLSRLSSALESSPHEHRTLLIKLQELLAHLDSEKL, encoded by the exons ATGGGGGGAGTCAAACAAGAGCAGAGCGATGGTCCTGGATCAAAAGGTTTTCATCATTCAGACTCAATGCAAGAAGAG AACAATAATTCACTCAATGCCCAGCCTGTGAAAAAGCGTGGCTGGCCCAAaggtaaaaagagaaagaaggtcTTGCCCAATGGTCCCAAGGCTCCAGTGACTGGGTATGTGCGCTTCCTGAATGAAAGACGAGAACATATCCGTGCCTTGCACCCTGACCTCCCTTTCCCAGAGATTACCAAGAGACTTGGGGCAGAGTGGAGCCGCCTAGCTCCCCATGACAAACAG CGTTACCTGGATGAAGCAGATCGGGAAAAGGTGCAATATGCACGAGAACTGAAGGAGTACCAGAAAAGCGAAGCATTCCAGATCACCAGTGCCAAGATCCAAGACAAGAGAATTAAGAAAG aggaGTTAACATCTGTTATTATAAATGCCAATAGTTCAGCATCTTCAACTCTTAAG AGTTCAGATCTCTCTAGCAGATTCGACGTGCCCATTTTTACAGAAGAGTTCCTCGATCAAAACAAAG CACGGGAGGCTGAGCTTCGGCGGCTGCGTAAGGCCAACGTGGAGTTCGAGGAGCAGAACACCATTCTGCAGAAGCACATAGCTGAGATGTTTAATGCCAAAGAGCGTCTGGAGGCTGAGTTGGGCCAGGATGAAATGCGCACACAGGCTCTGCACCGCCGCCTGCAGGCCATCAAACAGACACTAGTCAACAGCCTGGCTTCCGTGCCCCTGCCAG GCACAGGTGAGACTCCCTCATATGGAACTCTTGACACTTACCTGAGTCGTTTGAGCAGTGCCTTGGAAAGCAGTCCTCACGAGCACCGTACTCTGCTGATCAAGCTCCAAGAGCTGCTGGCTCACTTAGACAG tgaGAAACTCTGA
- the hmg20b gene encoding SWI/SNF-related matrix-associated actin-dependent regulator of chromatin subfamily E member 1-related isoform X4, producing the protein MGGVKQEQSDGPGSKGFHHSDSMQEEPVKKRGWPKGKKRKKVLPNGPKAPVTGYVRFLNERREHIRALHPDLPFPEITKRLGAEWSRLAPHDKQRYLDEADREKVQYARELKEYQKSEAFQITSAKIQDKRIKKEELTSVIINANSSASSTLKSSDLSSRFDVPIFTEEFLDQNKAREAELRRLRKANVEFEEQNTILQKHIAEMFNAKERLEAELGQDEMRTQALHRRLQAIKQTLVNSLASVPLPGTGETPSYGTLDTYLSRLSSALESSPHEHRTLLIKLQELLAHLDSEKL; encoded by the exons ATGGGGGGAGTCAAACAAGAGCAGAGCGATGGTCCTGGATCAAAAGGTTTTCATCATTCAGACTCAATGCAAGAAGAG CCTGTGAAAAAGCGTGGCTGGCCCAAaggtaaaaagagaaagaaggtcTTGCCCAATGGTCCCAAGGCTCCAGTGACTGGGTATGTGCGCTTCCTGAATGAAAGACGAGAACATATCCGTGCCTTGCACCCTGACCTCCCTTTCCCAGAGATTACCAAGAGACTTGGGGCAGAGTGGAGCCGCCTAGCTCCCCATGACAAACAG CGTTACCTGGATGAAGCAGATCGGGAAAAGGTGCAATATGCACGAGAACTGAAGGAGTACCAGAAAAGCGAAGCATTCCAGATCACCAGTGCCAAGATCCAAGACAAGAGAATTAAGAAAG aggaGTTAACATCTGTTATTATAAATGCCAATAGTTCAGCATCTTCAACTCTTAAG AGTTCAGATCTCTCTAGCAGATTCGACGTGCCCATTTTTACAGAAGAGTTCCTCGATCAAAACAAAG CACGGGAGGCTGAGCTTCGGCGGCTGCGTAAGGCCAACGTGGAGTTCGAGGAGCAGAACACCATTCTGCAGAAGCACATAGCTGAGATGTTTAATGCCAAAGAGCGTCTGGAGGCTGAGTTGGGCCAGGATGAAATGCGCACACAGGCTCTGCACCGCCGCCTGCAGGCCATCAAACAGACACTAGTCAACAGCCTGGCTTCCGTGCCCCTGCCAG GCACAGGTGAGACTCCCTCATATGGAACTCTTGACACTTACCTGAGTCGTTTGAGCAGTGCCTTGGAAAGCAGTCCTCACGAGCACCGTACTCTGCTGATCAAGCTCCAAGAGCTGCTGGCTCACTTAGACAG tgaGAAACTCTGA